Proteins encoded within one genomic window of Armatimonadota bacterium:
- the cpaB gene encoding Flp pilus assembly protein CpaB: protein MPRNRVLAAALCLAAVAAILVYAYMSRLSDESRQPVAVVAASKDIPARTIITQDMVRVNDFPRKLIPPNAAVSIDSVVGKVALQTIKEGNPISMNQLAPRGAALGLSYAVPPLMRAVTVALDPIIGVAGFLKPGDHVDVIATFDVNDGTITKTVLQDVELLAIGSQVVEGEIDPGTGKPAKPQTQPNATLAVTPQDAEKLILAESKGKLRLTLRYYGDQAKVISKGITSRQLIGYVPPDVPEKTSSTVTVRPAVSRPSPPPIVRESPPIYSIPPLPTTQTTVQEEPGKKVQVVRGTKIEEVVVSE from the coding sequence ATGCCTAGAAACAGAGTTCTTGCCGCCGCTCTGTGTCTTGCAGCTGTAGCAGCAATACTTGTATATGCTTATATGAGTAGGCTTTCGGATGAGTCTAGACAGCCGGTGGCAGTTGTGGCAGCAAGCAAAGATATACCCGCAAGAACAATAATCACGCAAGATATGGTAAGAGTGAATGATTTCCCAAGGAAGCTCATTCCGCCAAACGCCGCTGTGAGCATTGATTCGGTAGTTGGCAAAGTTGCATTGCAAACAATTAAAGAAGGAAATCCCATATCAATGAACCAGCTAGCCCCTAGAGGCGCTGCCTTGGGCTTGTCCTATGCTGTTCCGCCGCTAATGCGTGCGGTTACGGTGGCGCTTGACCCTATTATCGGCGTTGCAGGGTTCCTAAAGCCTGGCGATCACGTTGATGTTATAGCGACCTTCGATGTAAACGACGGAACGATTACAAAAACTGTACTTCAGGATGTTGAACTGCTGGCAATTGGCTCGCAAGTTGTTGAGGGAGAAATTGACCCGGGAACAGGAAAACCTGCCAAGCCTCAAACTCAACCTAACGCAACGCTTGCTGTAACCCCACAGGATGCGGAAAAATTAATCCTGGCAGAATCAAAGGGCAAGCTGAGGTTAACTCTTCGGTACTATGGCGACCAAGCCAAGGTGATTTCAAAGGGCATTACCAGCAGGCAATTGATAGGTTATGTGCCGCCCGATGTTCCAGAGAAAACATCTAGCACGGTAACGGTGCGCCCTGCGGTTTCTAGGCCATCTCCTCCACCAATAGTTAGGGAGAGCCCGCCAATTTATAGTATTCCGCCACTGCCCACAACGCAGACTACGGTGCAAGAAGAGCCCGGCAAGAAAGTTCAGGTTGTCCGCGGCACGAAGATTGAGGAGGTTGTGGTCAGCGAATAA
- a CDS encoding pilus assembly protein N-terminal domain-containing protein: protein MRAKISFVFILAITVFLANPLAAAKAADKASGEKALQVGESIIIECKNVTRAAVGDPVIADVVPLSSKEVLVNAKSPGKTVVYIWDDNGRRVFKTEVKAAELNMEKLVEAITNELNDSRITVRAVGSTIMLEGVVSRKAESDRAERIATAVAEMAAFRGVYTPEPTGQTKSVARTEGDVIRIESVKTDRTTPITAEVDLRCPKIVNLIEIEKPIDEISVSTHEACEALRQALNGTNLTVRGLPGNVVLVEGKVGTQAEFDKINLVISGWKKQSNTSGQAEGANEEVSLVNAVTIDSSIAQQVMVRAQVVSIDKAALKDFGIEWGRIASTSEGGASFGEQPWLIGQIQSPPYDIFGGGGLYRLDPIGARIRALEQQNKAKVLSEPNLLVVDGQEAKILVGGEIPVPVVQSGNIGAAVSVTIEYKEFGVRLEILPTITSKDTIQLKVMPEVSSLDFANAVEFSGFRIPALRTRRAETIVSVRNGQSLILGGLLQNEVSKLVKKIPVLGDIPILGELFKNTSFTKGESELVIIVTPQIVKPTAATEKAQE from the coding sequence ATGAGAGCCAAAATAAGCTTTGTATTCATTTTAGCAATTACGGTTTTTCTAGCGAATCCATTAGCCGCCGCAAAAGCGGCTGATAAGGCTAGCGGTGAGAAGGCACTTCAGGTTGGTGAAAGCATTATCATTGAATGCAAGAATGTTACGCGGGCAGCCGTTGGCGACCCCGTAATAGCAGATGTTGTGCCTTTGTCTTCAAAAGAAGTATTAGTCAATGCTAAATCACCAGGCAAAACCGTCGTCTACATATGGGATGACAATGGCAGGCGTGTGTTCAAAACCGAAGTCAAGGCAGCCGAATTAAATATGGAAAAGCTTGTGGAAGCTATAACAAATGAACTTAACGATTCAAGGATTACTGTTCGAGCGGTTGGAAGCACAATTATGCTTGAGGGTGTGGTTTCCAGAAAAGCTGAATCTGACCGGGCGGAAAGAATAGCAACCGCAGTAGCAGAAATGGCCGCTTTCCGTGGTGTTTATACGCCTGAACCAACGGGGCAGACAAAATCGGTAGCAAGGACCGAAGGCGATGTGATTCGTATTGAAAGCGTTAAGACCGATAGAACTACGCCTATTACTGCAGAGGTTGATCTTAGATGTCCGAAAATAGTAAACCTCATTGAAATTGAAAAACCGATTGATGAAATAAGCGTATCCACGCATGAGGCATGCGAAGCCTTAAGGCAGGCTCTCAACGGAACAAACCTAACCGTTCGAGGTCTGCCAGGAAACGTGGTATTGGTCGAGGGGAAGGTTGGCACGCAGGCTGAATTTGACAAGATAAACCTAGTTATATCTGGTTGGAAAAAGCAGAGCAACACAAGTGGACAAGCAGAGGGAGCAAATGAAGAAGTTTCGCTCGTCAATGCTGTAACCATTGATAGTTCGATTGCCCAGCAGGTAATGGTGCGTGCCCAAGTCGTGAGTATAGATAAAGCCGCTCTAAAAGATTTTGGTATTGAGTGGGGCAGAATTGCCTCAACAAGCGAGGGAGGAGCGAGCTTTGGGGAACAACCTTGGCTCATAGGGCAAATTCAAAGCCCTCCTTACGACATTTTTGGCGGCGGCGGTCTATACCGATTGGACCCAATTGGCGCAAGGATAAGGGCTCTAGAACAACAAAACAAGGCAAAGGTGCTTTCGGAGCCCAATCTGCTTGTGGTTGATGGGCAAGAGGCGAAAATTTTAGTAGGCGGAGAAATACCGGTGCCAGTGGTTCAATCAGGCAATATTGGCGCCGCAGTGAGCGTAACTATTGAGTATAAAGAATTTGGCGTGCGCCTGGAAATTCTCCCCACTATCACCAGCAAGGATACAATACAACTTAAGGTTATGCCTGAGGTAAGCTCACTTGATTTTGCAAACGCCGTTGAGTTTAGCGGATTCCGCATTCCAGCGTTGCGCACTCGAAGGGCTGAAACAATAGTAAGCGTTAGAAATGGGCAATCGCTAATACTTGGCGGTCTACTGCAAAATGAGGTGTCAAAGCTAGTTAAGAAGATTCCAGTGCTTGGTGACATACCGATTTTAGGAGAGCTCTTCAAGAACACTTCGTTTACTAAAGGCGAAAGTGAGCTTGTGATAATCGTTACACCGCAGATAGTCAAACCAACAGCAGCAACCGAAAAAGCCCAAGAATAG
- a CDS encoding AAA family ATPase — protein MPVRVLVAEENQRLREQMRDYLSNECSCEVVGLARDGHEAIQLAMQLLPHIMFISHDLPGITGLQTCEIINALAPDIMAIMVTDTKSIERVEAAMKVGARAVVTRPLKSPEVGYLIQELAEVRNRRDSDDIQELKDPARFPKVISITGAKGGVGKSTIAVNLAVALAKQAPNKVVIVDMYTQFGDIATMFNVTPKHTISDLEPILKDLDQDLIRNYVSEHESGVHVLVATINPLPLDAISVECWDTLIHLLKRTYRYVIIDMPPILHPTTIHVLMHSNIVLLIANLFDLTTAMDTKKFYDALDQERISKEHIKVVLNRVSKVNRLHAADLEQMFPCGILAHIPNESKLVNAINKGVPLAMTDGDSPYGRSIDRLAATILGVEGNLPFAVNEAERWSLLPKARKGR, from the coding sequence ATGCCTGTGCGAGTTTTGGTAGCAGAAGAAAATCAAAGACTGCGCGAACAAATGCGCGACTATCTTAGCAATGAATGTAGCTGCGAGGTAGTTGGTCTTGCGCGCGATGGCCACGAAGCCATCCAGCTTGCTATGCAGCTGCTTCCACATATAATGTTCATTTCGCATGATTTGCCAGGGATAACGGGTCTGCAGACGTGCGAAATAATAAATGCGCTTGCACCAGACATAATGGCTATCATGGTGACCGATACAAAATCAATTGAACGAGTTGAAGCCGCCATGAAAGTTGGGGCAAGGGCAGTTGTAACAAGGCCGCTTAAATCACCGGAAGTAGGCTATTTAATACAAGAACTTGCTGAAGTACGAAATCGCCGTGATTCCGATGATATTCAGGAGTTAAAAGACCCGGCTCGGTTTCCAAAGGTTATAAGCATAACAGGGGCAAAGGGGGGCGTAGGCAAAAGCACGATAGCCGTCAATCTTGCCGTAGCATTAGCAAAACAAGCGCCGAACAAGGTTGTTATTGTAGATATGTATACGCAATTTGGCGATATTGCTACTATGTTCAATGTCACGCCCAAGCATACGATTTCAGACCTTGAGCCAATTTTAAAAGACTTGGACCAGGATTTAATCCGAAACTATGTGTCAGAGCATGAATCTGGTGTTCATGTACTTGTAGCCACAATCAACCCTTTGCCGCTGGATGCTATTAGCGTTGAGTGCTGGGATACACTTATTCACCTTCTCAAACGAACATATCGGTATGTGATAATTGATATGCCGCCGATACTGCATCCGACAACTATTCACGTATTAATGCATTCAAATATTGTGCTCTTAATTGCTAATTTATTTGATTTGACAACAGCAATGGATACGAAAAAGTTTTACGACGCTCTCGACCAAGAGCGAATATCGAAAGAGCACATAAAGGTAGTTTTGAATAGGGTATCGAAGGTAAACAGGCTACATGCAGCTGACCTAGAGCAGATGTTTCCATGCGGTATTTTGGCGCATATACCAAATGAAAGCAAGCTTGTAAACGCCATTAATAAGGGCGTTCCACTGGCAATGACTGACGGTGACTCACCTTATGGGCGAAGTATTGATAGACTAGCCGCTACCATATTAGGCGTAGAAGGTAATCTCCCATTTGCTGTAAATGAAGCCGAAAGATGGAGCCTGCTACCTAAGGCAAGGAAGGGGAGATAA
- a CDS encoding CpaF family protein, whose translation MGVLGAGKTNSGSESGNLEGPLNIRRLLDLKAKIHQKMMDEMDPKTLGTLDRLALSREVHSVTADVLASENLALPVRVREQIVADVINEIIGYGPIQPLLDDPTITEIMVNGPNQVYAERGGKLFLTDKIFRDDQHVMRIIEKIVMPLGRRIDESSPMVDARLPDGSRVNAIIPPLSIKGPTLTIRKFSREPYTIEDLISFGTLTREMAEFLRACVIARLNIIISGGTGSGKTTTLNVLSSFVPNDERIVTIEDAAELQLQQDHVVSLESRPPNLEGKGEITIRQLVRNALRMRPDRIIVGEVRGGEALDMLQAMNTGHDGSLSTAHTNSPRDTLSRLETMTLMAGTELPSRAVREQIAAALHLIIHQNRLRDGSRKITHITEVQGMEGDVIILQDLFLFQQEGVDASGKVIGRHVATGLRPKFMDRLIQQGLELPASIFNLR comes from the coding sequence GTGGGAGTATTGGGAGCAGGAAAGACGAATTCAGGGTCTGAAAGCGGAAACCTAGAGGGACCACTAAACATTCGCCGTCTTTTAGACCTCAAAGCCAAAATCCATCAAAAAATGATGGATGAAATGGACCCAAAAACGCTTGGAACGCTCGACAGGCTCGCTTTGAGTAGAGAAGTTCATTCTGTAACAGCTGATGTACTTGCAAGCGAGAATTTAGCTTTGCCGGTTCGAGTCCGGGAGCAAATAGTAGCTGATGTAATAAATGAGATTATCGGCTATGGTCCGATACAGCCACTGCTGGATGACCCAACCATAACCGAAATTATGGTCAATGGTCCAAACCAAGTATACGCCGAACGTGGTGGAAAGCTGTTCCTGACGGACAAAATTTTCCGCGATGATCAACACGTAATGCGGATAATTGAAAAAATCGTGATGCCATTAGGGCGGCGAATTGATGAAAGCTCTCCGATGGTTGATGCAAGGCTCCCCGACGGCTCGCGCGTTAATGCAATAATTCCCCCACTGTCAATCAAAGGGCCAACACTTACAATTAGAAAATTCTCACGCGAGCCTTATACTATTGAGGACCTTATTTCATTTGGCACCCTTACAAGGGAAATGGCAGAATTTCTCCGAGCTTGCGTAATAGCGCGCTTGAATATCATTATTTCAGGTGGAACGGGAAGCGGTAAAACAACTACGCTTAATGTCCTTTCGTCGTTTGTCCCCAACGATGAACGCATAGTCACCATAGAAGATGCCGCGGAACTTCAACTTCAGCAAGATCACGTAGTCTCATTGGAAAGTAGGCCTCCCAATCTTGAAGGGAAGGGTGAAATAACAATTAGGCAGCTCGTTAGAAATGCATTGAGAATGAGACCCGACCGCATAATCGTAGGCGAAGTCCGAGGCGGCGAGGCTCTTGACATGCTACAGGCGATGAATACAGGTCATGATGGCTCGCTTAGCACTGCCCACACCAATAGCCCGCGTGATACGCTTTCGCGGCTTGAAACAATGACCCTTATGGCAGGAACAGAACTCCCGTCACGCGCGGTAAGAGAACAAATAGCTGCTGCTCTTCATTTAATTATTCATCAAAACAGATTGAGAGATGGAAGCCGCAAAATAACACACATCACCGAAGTGCAGGGAATGGAAGGGGATGTCATAATCTTGCAAGATTTATTCCTGTTCCAACAGGAAGGTGTGGATGCAAGCGGTAAAGTAATCGGCAGACACGTAGCTACTGGGCTGCGTCCAAAGTTCATGGATAGATTAATTCAACAGGGATTGGAGCTACCGGCAAGTATCTTTAATTTGAGGTGA
- a CDS encoding type II secretion system F family protein, translating into MPPFVWALLAFAATALVVILIGFAVTRESAEARTRLRQLTTGPKEERPSVEFKAPAEKRDMLPTVTRFLNARNLTERLYVELAAAGLPLRPSEFVGIVAASVLISQILGAIVARNLIVYFVFAILGASIPFFVVKVLQQKRRAMFDSQIVDALVLIASSIRSGFSFLRALQMVAQEMPPPISTEFERIISEVNVGRSMEDALRGSVQRVKSYDFDLVVTAVLIHLQIGGNLADILETIAETIRERMRIAGEIKTLTAEGRISGIALVLIPIFLAVVLTLINPSYMHTLFYEDIGRILLVVAAVFQLLGWLVIKRLLVLEY; encoded by the coding sequence ATGCCTCCATTCGTATGGGCTCTTCTAGCATTTGCTGCTACCGCTTTGGTCGTAATCCTTATTGGTTTTGCTGTAACAAGAGAATCTGCAGAAGCTAGAACCAGGTTACGACAGTTAACAACTGGTCCCAAAGAGGAGCGACCGTCTGTAGAATTCAAGGCACCTGCTGAAAAAAGAGACATGCTTCCAACGGTAACGCGCTTCTTAAATGCGCGCAATTTGACTGAGCGCCTTTATGTCGAGCTTGCTGCTGCAGGGTTGCCTTTACGACCGAGCGAATTTGTTGGCATTGTGGCGGCTTCGGTATTAATTTCACAGATTTTAGGCGCAATTGTTGCGAGGAACTTAATTGTTTATTTCGTATTCGCAATTCTGGGAGCAAGTATTCCATTTTTCGTCGTCAAGGTGCTCCAGCAAAAAAGAAGGGCAATGTTTGATAGCCAAATAGTCGATGCACTTGTGCTAATTGCCTCGTCCATTCGCTCAGGTTTTAGTTTTCTAAGGGCTTTGCAAATGGTTGCTCAAGAAATGCCACCTCCAATTTCTACAGAATTTGAGCGAATAATAAGCGAAGTAAATGTTGGCCGCTCAATGGAAGATGCTCTTCGGGGTAGCGTGCAGCGCGTCAAAAGCTATGATTTTGATTTGGTAGTAACTGCCGTATTGATTCACCTTCAAATAGGAGGCAATTTGGCAGATATTCTTGAAACAATTGCTGAGACGATACGCGAGCGCATGCGAATAGCCGGTGAAATAAAGACGCTGACTGCCGAAGGAAGAATCTCTGGAATAGCACTAGTGCTCATACCAATATTTCTCGCGGTTGTTCTAACCTTGATAAACCCATCATATATGCACACATTATTTTATGAGGACATCGGGCGCATTTTATTGGTCGTAGCGGCAGTCTTTCAGCTACTAGGATGGCTTGTTATTAAAAGGTTACTCGTGCTGGAGTATTAG
- a CDS encoding type II secretion system F family protein — MLILISALTFGTVVLLFLGLTMKTEREIIQDRIRQQQEVDSSILSSIEAELERPIKQRIIAPILIKLANLVSSFTPAGALRAIDDKLETAGRPWSLSAKEFVGLKVLSVGASIVVGSLFSKFIDAQPPIRILAFVLIVFIGIILPDYLLQRAINNRQTQIRKVLADTLDLLTVSVEAGLGLDGAMQKVTEKLHNPLSDEMTRALQEIRIGKMRMEALRDMARRVKVTELSSFVTAICQADQLGVSIAKVLRVQGDTLRTQRSQRAREAAAKLPVKMLFPLVFFIFPALFVVVAGPAFIQIFRQLGGVIGR, encoded by the coding sequence ATGCTAATACTCATTTCGGCATTGACTTTTGGAACTGTCGTATTGTTATTCCTCGGGCTCACTATGAAAACTGAGCGCGAAATAATTCAGGACAGAATACGTCAACAACAAGAGGTGGACTCGTCCATATTAAGTTCGATCGAAGCCGAGCTTGAAAGACCAATCAAACAGCGAATAATAGCACCAATACTTATAAAACTTGCCAACTTAGTAAGCAGCTTCACGCCTGCCGGAGCTCTTCGTGCCATTGATGACAAGCTGGAAACAGCAGGTCGTCCATGGTCGCTAAGTGCAAAAGAGTTCGTAGGGCTCAAAGTCCTCTCTGTTGGTGCATCTATTGTCGTTGGCTCGTTATTCTCCAAGTTCATTGATGCTCAGCCGCCAATCAGGATTTTAGCATTCGTTTTGATTGTCTTCATCGGGATAATTCTTCCTGATTACCTGTTACAGAGAGCAATTAATAATAGACAAACCCAGATTAGAAAAGTTCTTGCGGACACACTAGATTTGCTAACCGTGAGCGTCGAGGCTGGCTTAGGTTTAGACGGTGCAATGCAAAAAGTTACTGAGAAATTGCACAATCCGCTTTCCGATGAAATGACTCGTGCCCTTCAGGAAATAAGAATAGGTAAGATGCGGATGGAAGCCCTAAGGGATATGGCTAGGAGAGTAAAAGTTACAGAGCTAAGTTCTTTTGTAACGGCAATTTGTCAAGCTGACCAGTTAGGCGTAAGCATTGCGAAAGTTCTTCGCGTCCAAGGAGATACGCTACGCACCCAGCGAAGTCAGAGAGCAAGAGAAGCCGCAGCAAAGCTGCCAGTCAAGATGCTTTTCCCCTTGGTATTCTTTATTTTTCCCGCGCTATTCGTAGTGGTTGCAGGCCCGGCGTTCATTCAGATATTCCGCCAGCTTGGCGGAGTGATTGGCAGATAG
- a CDS encoding polysaccharide biosynthesis/export family protein: MKISFFALLFVSFLVSQVGVSLAAEAVPPPGYVLDVEDVIEIQSIGDPALSTKQMIDPEGNISIPLVEEPIRAKGLTQQQLLKVIKERLSPYLTDPNIQVTIVQFHSPKAYVLGQVNRPGLHEFRPGDRVLEIIAQAGSFTEQADLKGATITRKGSNEAQPLNLYDLFYKGDMTQNLEIQPGDVIYIPEDTKNKYFVLGEVLRPGQYRWKEGMTVMDAIANAAGPTDRGILSKTTIIRGDINNPERIEVNMSKVLKKADLSQTIALKPGDIVYVPETSRPDWNKISGVVSAVVNTTYLFKILGF; this comes from the coding sequence ATGAAAATCAGTTTTTTTGCGCTACTCTTCGTGTCCTTCTTAGTCTCGCAGGTTGGAGTTTCCCTCGCTGCTGAAGCAGTTCCACCGCCAGGGTATGTTCTGGATGTCGAGGATGTTATAGAGATTCAATCAATAGGCGATCCAGCGCTGTCTACAAAACAAATGATTGATCCTGAAGGCAATATTTCTATTCCATTGGTAGAAGAACCAATTCGTGCAAAAGGGCTTACACAGCAACAGCTTTTAAAGGTAATAAAAGAACGTCTCAGTCCATATTTGACTGACCCCAATATTCAGGTTACCATAGTTCAGTTTCATTCGCCTAAAGCATACGTTCTTGGTCAAGTAAACCGCCCTGGTTTGCATGAATTTCGTCCAGGTGATCGCGTATTGGAAATCATTGCCCAAGCAGGTAGCTTTACAGAACAAGCTGATTTAAAAGGGGCAACAATTACTCGAAAAGGTAGCAATGAAGCTCAACCTCTAAATCTTTATGATCTCTTCTATAAAGGCGATATGACTCAGAACTTAGAAATTCAACCAGGAGATGTAATATACATACCGGAAGACACAAAGAATAAATATTTTGTGCTTGGAGAGGTGCTACGGCCTGGTCAATACCGTTGGAAGGAAGGCATGACCGTTATGGATGCAATAGCCAACGCCGCCGGACCAACAGACCGTGGCATATTAAGTAAAACGACAATAATCCGCGGAGATATAAACAATCCCGAGAGAATCGAAGTTAATATGAGCAAAGTTTTGAAGAAAGCTGATTTAAGCCAGACTATAGCACTCAAGCCAGGTGATATAGTTTATGTGCCTGAGACATCTAGACCTGATTGGAACAAAATCTCGGGGGTAGTAAGCGCTGTTGTTAATACTACATACTTATTTAAGATACTCGGATTCTAA
- a CDS encoding polysaccharide biosynthesis tyrosine autokinase → MELWRYYRILRKRKWLIVTTTLVCVLIVGLSILFTKTRWEAYTTVMERRPEQAEVTIYQPPYIYNMEVQIRIANLAYIAGSQTVLDRTAQTLYELGITSTPEEILRTVVVEPVKNTEILLIKVNSTSQAEAKATADTLAAEFKRFYNELQRGETTKSRQFIEQRLPIARQEMLEAQAAVRDFKEKNKVVSLPEQSTLLMQRLESIQNQAASARIKADEAKSQMEILRQQLAKEPIMRKASEVIMENPIWQELQSSRIKLELDIQRMREIGGKTDAHPEMKPLLAQLKKIDEQIEDLKKKEQERIISSLSTASNPIYDSILSNFLESQATYVAAQSQYIAAKQLIDELTPELETLPEKEMRLAQLTLDQKNAEETYSLLKSKLDEARIKEREAQNASSIQQIDPAIVRRLEMRRGLKLMLAIIFGPLLGAGLAFLFHYLDNTIKTPEEAEALLGVPVFAVVPLSDQKALMGDTQLPVIEASYQILSTNLWFANQEARTPAILIASAEPGVGRSTTVANLGRTLARNGARTIIVDSDFRRPSLHLLFGVQNEKGLSNILAGQLGIADAVVPVGEDGLLLIPSGPIPSNPVRLFRSPEMKKFVEDISKLADFVLFDSPSGVAFADSTLLAAIIKNVIIVHSAGRVPRGAEAEFRSRLEQISANTIGAVLNRVRPEDSHGYYHYRRSYEDFIIKDGKVKEPMESKILGAIPEKTKEQDESEVD, encoded by the coding sequence TTGGAACTTTGGCGGTATTATAGGATACTTCGCAAGAGAAAGTGGCTAATTGTTACCACTACCCTGGTTTGCGTATTAATTGTCGGTCTAAGCATTCTTTTTACGAAAACCAGATGGGAAGCTTATACGACGGTTATGGAGCGGCGCCCCGAGCAGGCGGAAGTAACAATCTACCAACCGCCGTATATATATAACATGGAAGTCCAAATCAGGATAGCAAACCTGGCATATATAGCAGGAAGCCAAACAGTACTTGACCGAACTGCACAAACACTCTATGAACTTGGCATAACATCAACGCCGGAAGAAATCCTGAGAACCGTAGTAGTCGAGCCTGTAAAGAACACTGAGATTCTTCTTATTAAAGTAAACTCAACAAGCCAGGCGGAGGCAAAAGCAACAGCTGATACTTTGGCAGCCGAATTTAAACGTTTTTATAACGAGCTGCAACGTGGCGAAACTACAAAAAGCAGACAGTTTATCGAACAAAGACTGCCTATTGCAAGGCAGGAAATGCTAGAGGCGCAAGCTGCCGTAAGAGATTTTAAAGAAAAAAATAAGGTTGTTTCTCTTCCGGAACAAAGCACCTTGCTAATGCAGCGCTTGGAAAGCATACAAAATCAAGCGGCATCAGCGAGAATAAAAGCCGATGAAGCAAAAAGCCAGATGGAAATCTTAAGACAACAACTGGCAAAAGAACCAATTATGAGAAAAGCCAGCGAAGTAATAATGGAAAATCCAATCTGGCAAGAACTCCAGAGTTCGCGTATCAAATTAGAACTTGATATCCAACGGATGCGCGAAATTGGCGGAAAAACAGATGCCCATCCGGAAATGAAGCCGCTACTGGCTCAGTTAAAAAAGATTGACGAGCAAATTGAAGACCTAAAAAAGAAAGAACAAGAGCGAATAATTTCAAGTCTTTCGACAGCTTCAAACCCAATTTATGACTCGATTCTTTCTAACTTTTTAGAATCGCAAGCAACCTATGTAGCCGCACAATCTCAATATATAGCAGCTAAACAATTAATAGACGAGCTAACCCCTGAACTAGAAACACTTCCTGAAAAAGAGATGAGGTTAGCTCAGCTTACTCTTGACCAAAAGAATGCCGAGGAGACATACTCTCTCTTAAAATCAAAACTCGATGAGGCAAGAATCAAAGAGCGTGAAGCACAAAACGCTAGTTCTATCCAGCAGATTGACCCCGCTATTGTGCGAAGACTTGAAATGCGGAGAGGCTTGAAGCTGATGTTGGCTATTATCTTTGGGCCACTTCTTGGGGCGGGGCTTGCGTTCTTGTTCCATTATCTAGATAACACCATTAAGACCCCAGAGGAAGCAGAGGCTTTGCTGGGTGTGCCGGTATTCGCGGTAGTACCACTATCAGACCAAAAAGCTTTAATGGGCGATACGCAACTACCAGTAATAGAGGCCTCTTATCAAATATTATCGACAAACCTGTGGTTTGCAAATCAAGAAGCCAGAACACCTGCGATTCTGATTGCAAGCGCGGAGCCCGGTGTAGGTAGATCTACTACAGTTGCAAATCTTGGGCGAACCCTTGCAAGAAATGGCGCTAGAACGATAATAGTTGACAGCGATTTTAGGCGGCCTTCGTTGCATTTATTATTTGGAGTTCAGAATGAAAAAGGGCTTAGCAATATCCTTGCCGGACAACTTGGAATAGCAGATGCCGTTGTGCCAGTTGGGGAAGATGGATTGCTATTAATTCCATCCGGCCCAATCCCTAGCAACCCAGTTCGATTGTTCCGGTCGCCAGAAATGAAGAAATTTGTAGAGGATATTAGCAAGCTAGCCGATTTTGTATTGTTTGATAGCCCTTCGGGTGTCGCCTTTGCAGACAGCACACTGCTTGCGGCAATCATAAAAAACGTAATCATCGTGCACTCAGCGGGTCGTGTGCCTCGCGGAGCAGAGGCTGAGTTCCGAAGCAGGCTTGAGCAAATCAGCGCAAACACTATTGGTGCAGTTTTGAACAGAGTGAGGCCAGAGGACAGCCATGGCTATTACCACTACAGGCGCTCATATGAGGACTTCATAATAAAGGACGGCAAAGTTAAAGAGCCAATGGAGTCTAAAATACTTGGCGCAATACCGGAGAAGACAAAAGAGCAAGACGAAAGTGAAGTAGATTAA
- a CDS encoding sugar transferase: MNTGSLDKSGHHAAVGDKELTQKKNSLEEPLEIQSPLSPLGQIIKRCLDVVISLIMLIILAPLMLLVALAIKLESEGPIIYKQTRVGKNGREFTFYKFRSMFRDADKRLAELRHLNEADGPIFKIKNDPRITKVGRIIRKTSIDELPQLINVLKGDMSLVGPRPPLPVEVAQYTARDRQRLNVIPGITCLWQISGRSNIGFDRWVELDLEYIRNQSLWLDLKILLLTIPAVIKGTGAH; encoded by the coding sequence ATGAATACAGGCAGCTTAGATAAAAGTGGACACCATGCGGCTGTAGGAGACAAAGAGCTGACGCAAAAAAAGAACTCATTAGAAGAACCTTTAGAAATACAGTCTCCGCTTTCGCCATTGGGACAAATAATCAAGCGCTGTCTAGACGTTGTAATTTCCCTTATAATGCTAATTATCTTGGCTCCGTTAATGTTGCTTGTTGCATTGGCAATTAAACTGGAATCGGAAGGACCGATAATCTACAAGCAGACTAGGGTAGGAAAAAACGGGCGGGAATTTACTTTTTACAAGTTTCGCTCAATGTTCCGAGATGCTGACAAAAGGCTTGCTGAACTTAGACATCTAAATGAAGCGGATGGGCCGATATTTAAGATAAAGAATGATCCAAGGATAACTAAGGTTGGCCGCATTATACGCAAGACTAGTATTGATGAGTTACCACAGCTAATTAATGTTTTAAAAGGCGATATGAGCTTAGTAGGCCCTCGCCCACCACTGCCAGTTGAGGTAGCACAATATACTGCTCGCGATCGCCAGCGTCTGAATGTTATCCCAGGCATTACATGCCTGTGGCAAATATCCGGCAGAAGCAACATAGGCTTTGACCGATGGGTTGAGCTTGATCTCGAATACATTCGTAATCAGTCTTTATGGCTTGACCTAAAAATTCTTTTGTTGACAATACCCGCTGTTATTAAAGGTACGGGTGCACATTGA